A portion of the Magnolia sinica isolate HGM2019 chromosome 17, MsV1, whole genome shotgun sequence genome contains these proteins:
- the LOC131231270 gene encoding F-box protein At3g07870-like, whose amino-acid sequence MESLSDDLIVNILSRRPVQTLSRLKCVSPHWRRLISSSPILSAKKPFFVFSTRGQYENDGSFIIHISSEDHHGKVQKTFTKKVINVVDSLQTCASLVCLIGSGYIYVCNPSTEELVTLPRASRSAINGFGFGYSYSTEQYKVIHLFYSGYDMRDNPQVACEVFTLGCEESSWRRVENCPYYVYFSPPPFVEGSLHWVIDDYYHTPYDEVILSLDLDREEFRVIPHPECCSTSDSYRPRLRLVELRGCLCVVKPTQPSKLSIWMLKDYKNGPWVNEYNLDLLSLGGYDIVPRAIRSDGTILMETPGKRLRYYDPESGTFTQFNRIEVEGGFLFGYYVEGLYSLASR is encoded by the coding sequence ATGGAATCTCTATCCGATGATCTCATCGTCAACATCCTTTCAAGACGACCCGTCCAAACTCTCTCCAGGCTAAAGTGCGTATCTCCCCACTGGCGAAGGCTAATCTCAAGCTCTCCTATACTCTCCGCAAAGAAACCTTTCTTCGTCTTCTCCACACGCGGTCAATATGAGAACGACGGTTCCTTTATCATCCACATATCCTCCGAAGACCACCATGGTAAAGTTCAAAAAACCTTCACGAAGAAGGTGATCAATGTCGTGGACTCACTTCAAACTTGCGCCAGTTTGGTGTGCCTCATTGGATCGGGCTACATCTATGTCTGCAATCCAAGCACTGAAGAATTGGTAACCCTTCCACGAGCTTCTCGCAGCGCTATAAATGGTTTCGGTTTTGGATATTCATACTCCACAGAGCAATATAAAGTCATACATTTGTTCTATTCGGGTTATGATATGAGGGATAATCCCCAAGTAGCATGTGAGGTCTTTACTTTAGGCTGCGAGGAATCCTCTTGGAGAAGAGTTGAGAATTGTCCATATTATGTTTATTTCTCTCCTCCACCTTTCGTGGAAGGATCTCTACATTGGGTTATTGATGATTACTACCATACCCCTTATGATGAAGTTATACTTTCGTTAGATCTCGACAGAGAGGAGTTTAGAGTGATTCCACATCCAGAATGCTGTTCGACCTCCGATTCATACAGGCCGCGGCTGCGTTTGGTGGAGTTGAGGGGATGTTTGTGTGTCGTAAAGCCTACTCAACCTTCAAAACTTAGCATATGGATGTTGAAGGACTACAAGAATGGCCCTTGGGTGAATGAATATAACCTCGACCTTTTGTCCCTTGGTGGTTATGATATAGTTCCTAGAGCTATCCGAAGCGATGGGACGATCTTGATGGAGACGCCTGGTAAAAGATTGCGTTATTATGACCCAGAAAGTGGGACTTTTACCCAATTTAACAGAATTGAAGTCGAGGGTGGGTTCCTCTTTGGCTATTATGTTGAAGGCTTGTACTCGTTGGCAAGTAGATGA